One stretch of Arachis duranensis cultivar V14167 chromosome 1, aradu.V14167.gnm2.J7QH, whole genome shotgun sequence DNA includes these proteins:
- the LOC107481943 gene encoding ERAD-associated E3 ubiquitin-protein ligase HRD1B: protein MMRLKTYAGLSLIATLAITYHAFNSRGQFYPAMVYLSTSKISLVLLLNMGLVIMCILWQLTKKVFLGSLREAEVERLNEQSWREVMEILFAITIFRQDFSVTFLAMVTALLLIKALHWLAQKRVEYIETTPTVPMLSHVRIVSFMGFLLLLDSLFLYSNLKHLLQTWQPSVSIFFSFEYMILATTTVSIFVKYLFYVSDMLMEGQWERKPVFTFYLELIRDLLHLSMYLCFFLVIFVNYGVPLHLIRELYETFRNFKVRVADYIRYRKITSNMNDRFPDATPEELNASDATCIICREEMTTAKKLICGHLFHVHCLRSWLERQHTCPTCRALVVPPENGATATVGQQGAHPDGHRQGTGTTTGSTAQNEVGSGGATDNLSQHQARLQAAAAAAASIYEKSYVYPSPTSLVCSPGYTLQPPVQMSMGESVNMALNGEQASSEQAQQQFVLPGGPMISFPQMGHFHFLPSQTRGAPANYGVEFGVDPNMPSSHLEAHRKLLQYQIEILQNQLKLLQRTKVETGVDEGTSSSSTSTADSRGKQIASSHEIHREKE, encoded by the exons ATGATGAGGCTGAAGACATATGCCGGTCTCAGTTTGATCGCAACCCTGGCTATCACATATCATGCATTTAACAGTAGAGGCCAGTTTTATCCGGCAATGGTGTATCTTTCAACTTCCAAGATCAGCTTAGTGCTTCTTCTCAACATGGGTTTGGTTATTATGTGTATTCTATGGCAGTTGACTAAAAAGGTATTCCTGGGTTCTCTTAGAGAAGCTGAGGTAGAAAGGCTTAACGAGCAATCGTGGAGGGAGGTTATGGAAATCCTCTTTGCCATTACTATTTTTAGGCAGGATTTCTCAGTTACATTTCTTGCGATGGTCACAGCGCTATTGTTGATTAAAGCTTTGCATTGGTTGGCTCAAAAGAGGGTTGAGTACATTGAGACAACTCCTACGGTGCCCATGTTGTCCCATGTTCGGATTGTATCTTTTATGGGTTTCCTTCTTCTCCTCGATAGCCTATTCTTATACAGTAATCTGAAGCATCTGCTACAAACATGGCAACCATCAGTTTCGatattcttctcttttga GTACATGATACTGGCAACGACAACAGTGTCGATTTttgtaaaatatcttttctatgtTAGTGACATGCTCATGGAAGGACAATGGGAAAGGAAACCAGTCTTCACATTCTACTTGGAACTTATCAGGGACTTGCTTCACTTGTCTATGTATCTGTGCTTCTTCCTCGTAATTTTTGT AAACTATGGTGTTCCTTTGCACTTAATACGGGAGCTCTATGAGACATTTAGGAACTTCAAAGTCCGTGTTGCAGATTACATACGATATCGTAAGATCACTTCAAATATGAACGACCGATTTCCAGATGCAACACCTGAAGAGCTTAATGC AAGTGATGCAACTTGCATTATCTGTCGTGAAGAGATGACTACTGCAAAGAAACTTATATGTGGACATTTGTTTCATGTTCATTGCCTCCGATCATGGTTGGAGCGGCAACATACTTGCCCTACCTGCAGAGCCCTGGTTGTTCCCCCAGAAAATGGGGCAACAGCAACTGTAGGCCAGCAAGGAGCACATCCAGATGGTCATCGACAGG GAACAGGGACTACCACTGGAAGCACAGCTCAAAATGAGGTTGGCAGTGGTGGGGCAACTGATAATTTGAGTCAGCATCAAGCCCGACTTCAAGCTGCTGCCGCAGCAGCAGCTTCAATATATGAGAAGTCTTATGTTTATCCCTCTCCAACATCTTTAGTATG CTCTCCTGGGTACACTCTTCAACCCCCAGTTCAGATGTCTATGGGCGAATCTGTTAACATGGCACTCAATGGAGAACAAGCTTCTAGTGAACAGGCACAACAGCAATTTGTTCTCCCTGGTGGACCAATGATATCCTTTCCTCAAATGGGGCACTTCCATTTTCTTCCTTCCCAAACACGCGGAGCCCCTGCGAATTATGGAGTGGAGTTTGGAGTTGACCCAAATATGCCAAGCTCTCACCTGGAAGCTCATAGAAAACTACTTCAATATCAGATTGAG ATTCTGCAAAATCAGCTCAAGCTTTTGCAGAGGACAAAGGTTGAAACAGGTGTAGATGAGGGTACATCTTCATCGTCCACATCGACAGCAGATAGCAGAGGCAAGCAAATAGCATCGAGTCATGAGATTCATCGTGAAAAAGAATAA